A genomic segment from Polyangium mundeleinium encodes:
- a CDS encoding extracellular solute-binding protein, which translates to MKSTQRRRFPAFGVFFALFVVVFFSPAAQAEPIRLWHAQRGDEQKALEEIVARFQGERVELLALPSDAFKSKVSAAVQFGEGPDLFLDAHDKLGDYDGRKVVAPVGDALDGSAFAGPTLAAVSLHGEPYGVPITQKSVALYVNTDLVKDLPADLESIAAIGKTLPAGVVPLAYNSQSTYYHAGFVHAFGGLMLTPDDHFGFVGPAAEKSLDFVLDLRAQKVVAEDTDVSVVTNLFRSGKAAFAIDGPWLATSLAEAPSLHYRVAPLPLVRAAGKPILPYLGVEAVMLTPKGATRPEVRALARLLASPEATKIRLERARTLPARIDVPLPPEDAFLAAFAEQAKATIAMPSSLAMNAVWEPSDRAIRKVLRRDALPSPALSEAKRRFDDVRRPPPPPASRTPGLVVFGALLLLGALSLVRRAKDPEFRKHVKRSLPAYAYVTHAVIAVGVLVVLPLVLGALTSLLGGSIQNLKEVGWNNYVGLDNFVQILTARGGSLLSTGSFYVVLLVTVLWTVINVFFHVAIGVALALLLSRPLLRLRALYRVLLIIPWAVPSYVTALAWKGMFHRQFGAVTGLVHALNDTFGTSLEPISWFARFSTAFAANVTTNVWLGFPFMMVVTIGALTAVPDDVLEAAKVDGASRWQRLWLVTLPMIRPSLLPAVTMGAVWTFNMFNVVFLVSGGEPDGTTEILVTEAYRWAFTRNAQYGYAAAYAVLIFLLLFSRTRFSDWLGERREAREKAASAAAIAKAAGGAA; encoded by the coding sequence AGAGATCGTCGCGCGCTTCCAGGGCGAACGCGTGGAGCTGCTCGCGCTGCCCTCCGACGCGTTCAAATCGAAGGTCTCCGCCGCTGTCCAGTTCGGCGAAGGGCCGGACCTCTTCCTCGACGCGCACGACAAGCTCGGCGATTACGACGGCCGCAAGGTCGTCGCGCCTGTCGGCGACGCGCTCGACGGGAGCGCGTTCGCCGGACCCACGCTCGCCGCCGTCTCGCTCCACGGCGAGCCCTATGGTGTCCCGATCACGCAGAAGAGCGTCGCTCTTTACGTGAACACGGATCTCGTCAAGGACCTCCCGGCCGACCTCGAATCGATCGCCGCGATCGGAAAGACCCTCCCGGCCGGGGTCGTTCCCCTCGCGTACAACTCGCAGTCGACGTATTACCACGCCGGATTCGTCCACGCGTTCGGCGGGCTCATGCTGACGCCCGACGATCACTTCGGGTTCGTTGGGCCCGCCGCGGAGAAGTCGCTCGATTTCGTCCTCGATCTGCGCGCCCAGAAGGTCGTCGCCGAGGATACCGACGTCTCGGTCGTCACGAACCTCTTCCGCTCTGGCAAGGCCGCGTTCGCCATCGACGGCCCGTGGCTCGCGACGAGCCTCGCGGAAGCGCCCTCGCTCCATTACCGCGTGGCCCCGCTGCCGCTCGTTCGCGCCGCCGGAAAGCCGATCCTGCCGTATCTCGGCGTCGAGGCCGTCATGCTCACGCCGAAAGGCGCGACGCGCCCCGAGGTCCGCGCGCTCGCGCGGCTGCTCGCGAGCCCCGAGGCGACGAAGATCCGGCTCGAACGAGCGCGCACCTTGCCCGCGCGAATCGACGTCCCCTTGCCGCCGGAGGACGCGTTCCTCGCCGCCTTCGCCGAGCAGGCCAAGGCCACGATTGCGATGCCCTCGTCGCTCGCGATGAACGCCGTGTGGGAGCCTTCGGACCGTGCCATTCGCAAGGTGCTCCGCCGCGACGCGCTCCCCTCCCCCGCGCTCTCCGAGGCCAAGCGTCGATTCGACGACGTACGCCGCCCGCCGCCCCCGCCCGCCTCGCGCACACCCGGGCTCGTCGTCTTCGGCGCGTTGCTCTTGCTCGGCGCCCTTTCGCTCGTCCGGCGCGCGAAGGACCCGGAATTCCGAAAGCACGTGAAGCGCTCGCTTCCCGCGTATGCGTATGTCACGCATGCCGTGATCGCGGTCGGCGTGCTCGTGGTTTTGCCGCTCGTGCTCGGCGCGCTCACGTCGCTGCTCGGCGGATCGATCCAGAACCTCAAAGAGGTCGGCTGGAACAATTACGTCGGCCTCGACAACTTCGTCCAGATCCTCACGGCGCGCGGCGGGTCGCTCCTCTCGACGGGATCATTTTACGTGGTCCTTTTGGTCACCGTCCTCTGGACCGTGATCAACGTATTTTTCCACGTCGCGATCGGCGTCGCGCTCGCGCTCCTGCTCTCCCGGCCGCTGCTGCGGCTACGCGCGCTCTACCGCGTGCTCCTGATCATCCCCTGGGCCGTGCCGAGCTACGTGACGGCGCTCGCGTGGAAAGGCATGTTCCACCGGCAATTCGGGGCCGTGACGGGGCTCGTCCACGCCCTCAACGACACCTTCGGCACGAGCCTCGAACCGATTTCCTGGTTCGCCCGCTTCTCCACCGCATTCGCGGCGAACGTGACGACGAACGTCTGGCTCGGCTTTCCCTTCATGATGGTCGTGACGATCGGCGCGCTCACGGCGGTGCCCGACGACGTGCTCGAAGCGGCGAAGGTCGACGGCGCGAGCCGCTGGCAAAGGCTCTGGCTCGTCACGCTCCCGATGATCCGGCCGAGCCTCCTGCCCGCCGTGACCATGGGCGCGGTCTGGACGTTCAACATGTTCAACGTCGTCTTCCTCGTCTCGGGCGGCGAGCCTGACGGGACGACGGAGATCCTGGTTACCGAGGCCTATCGCTGGGCCTTCACCCGCAATGCGCAATACGGATACGCCGCGGCGTACGCGGTGCTGATCTTCCTCTTGCTCTTCAGTCGAACCCGGTTCTCCGATTGGCTCGGGGAGCGACGCGAGGCACGCGAAAAGGCGGCCTCGGCGGCGGCAATCGCGAAGGCGGCGGGAGGTGCGGCGTGA
- a CDS encoding sugar ABC transporter permease has translation MNKKPSLLESAACHVILVLAVAFALYPVLWVVALAFSGTQTPSPRVIPVPEAPTLAHLSAVVGASRKVDGAEVWLFGRQLANSLVVSLSTALVGVLIAIPTAYALARFRFAGKESGVRALLATQMFPAVASAIPLYMILNYLGLLNSRTGLVVCYASTSVPFSIFQLRAAFEAIPVDLEEAAMVDGATRFSAFVRVVLPAARPAIAVTALFAFMGAYNEFILAATLLDKEEMFTLPVMLQRFIGEYDAQWEKFAAGALVVSLPVMALFYVAQRHLVAGLTAGGVKG, from the coding sequence GTGAACAAGAAGCCCTCGCTCCTCGAATCGGCCGCGTGCCACGTGATCCTCGTGCTTGCGGTGGCGTTCGCGCTGTATCCGGTCCTCTGGGTCGTCGCGCTCGCGTTCTCGGGCACGCAGACGCCCTCGCCCCGCGTGATCCCCGTCCCGGAGGCGCCGACGCTCGCGCACCTCTCGGCCGTCGTCGGCGCCTCGCGCAAGGTCGACGGGGCCGAGGTCTGGCTCTTCGGCCGCCAGCTCGCGAATTCGCTCGTCGTCTCGCTCTCGACGGCGCTCGTCGGCGTGCTCATCGCCATTCCGACAGCGTACGCGCTCGCGCGGTTCCGCTTCGCCGGCAAGGAATCCGGCGTGCGGGCGCTGCTCGCCACGCAGATGTTCCCGGCCGTGGCGAGCGCGATCCCGCTCTACATGATCCTGAATTACCTCGGCCTCCTGAACTCGCGGACGGGCCTCGTCGTCTGTTATGCCTCGACGAGCGTCCCCTTCTCGATCTTCCAGCTCCGCGCGGCGTTCGAGGCGATCCCGGTCGACCTCGAAGAGGCTGCGATGGTCGACGGCGCGACACGTTTCTCCGCCTTCGTCCGCGTCGTGCTCCCCGCAGCTCGCCCCGCGATCGCCGTGACCGCGCTCTTCGCGTTCATGGGCGCCTACAACGAGTTCATCCTCGCGGCGACGCTGCTCGACAAGGAGGAAATGTTCACGCTGCCCGTGATGCTGCAGCGGTTCATCGGCGAATACGACGCGCAATGGGAGAAGTTCGCCGCGGGCGCGCTCGTCGTGTCGCTGCCCGTGATGGCGCTCTTTTACGTGGCGCAGCGCCACCTCGTCGCAGGCCTGACGGCGGGTGGCGTGAAGGGGTAA